The segment tcagaagtttacatacactcaattggtatttggtagcattgcctttaaattgtttaacttgggtcaaacattttgggtagccttccacaagcatcccacaataagttggttgaattttggcccattcctcctgacagagctggtgtaactgagtcaggtttgtaggtctccttgctcgcacatgctttttcagttctgcccacaaatgttctataggatggaggtcagggctttgtgatgaccactccaataccaagacttgttgttcttaagccattttgccacatctttgggtgtatgcttagggtcattgtccatttgcaagacccatttgcaaccaagctttaacttcctgactgatgtcttgagatgttgtttcaatatatccacaattttacTTCCTcctaatgccatctattttgtgaagtgcaccagtccctcttgcagcaaagcacccacacaacatgatgctgccacccccgtgcttcacggttgggatggtgttcttcggcttgcaagcctccacctttttcctccaaacataaccatggtcattatgcccaaacagttctatttttgtttcatcagaccagaggacatttctccaaaaagtacgatctttgtccccacgtgcagttgcaaactgtagtctggcttttttatggcagtttggagcagtggcttcttccttgctgagcggcctttcaggttatatcgataaaggacttgttttactgtggatatagatacttttgtaccggtttcctccagcatcttcacagggacctttgctgttgttctggcacTGTTGTTctggcacttttcgcaccaatgtacgttcatctctaagagacagaacgcctctccttcctgagcggtatgacggctgtgtggtcccatggtgttaatacttgcatactattgtttgtacagatgaacgtggtacattcaggcatttgaaaattgctcccacggatgaaccagacttgtggggtctacaattttattctgAGGTAttggcttatttcttttgattttcccatgatgtcaagcaaagaggcactgagtttgaaggtaggccttgaaatacatccacaggtacacctccaattgactcaaatgatctcaattagcatatcagaagcttctaaagccatgacaattttctggaattttccaagctgtttaaaggcacagtcaacttagtatatgtaaacttccaacccactggaattgtgataaattatataatctgtctgtaaagaattgttggaaaaattacttgtcatgcacaaagtagatgtcctaaccgacttgccaaaactatagtttgttaacaagaaatttgtggagtggttgaaaaacgagttataatgattccaacctaagtgtatgttaaacGTCCAACTTCCACTGTACATCATTACTTTTTTCTCAATACAATTTTCTAGTCATTTTAGGGCTACAACATGAGCATTGTAGAGCATACAGCACGATTGATTCCTTATCTTAAACCCACTAGCCTAACTAACATCACCTAAAGACCAACAAAATGGCTAGATGGAATTCAACAGCCAAGAAATGGTCAGGGCTACTGAGTTAACATTCCATTCCACCAGGATATTTACATCCATCAATGAAATTACTTATCACTAATtttagactacatccaattttgaTGGATAGTTATAACCAATACTtgtctcttctttttttttttttaactgtactgttggagctcggcGCATAAGAATTTCAGTGTACCCTAGGATTACATCTGcaatcctgtgcatgtgactaatatacTACTATCTAATAATATATATGTTATTTGACTGATGCCTATTATTTATTTATGGATTCCATCTTTTTGGGTTCAGGGGGCCTTTTTATTTCAGTTTCCAAAAAGGTCACAGTTATAAATAAGTTTAGGCTACACCAAACTGGAGACTAATAAATACAGGTGATCCTTAGTTGTGGGAAGTTAGAAGTTTGTCTGAATTACATTAAAGACATAATTCATAGTAACTAATCAACCAACATTACCCATCTCTGTAAAGTTACAGCTCTTTGGCATTACCAGTGACTGGGGTTGCAAAATTCTAAgcactttcaataaattccctggttttaaCAAACCCCTGGTTGGACAAATTATTAATCAGTAACCAGGATTTCTAAAAAACCTGGAAATGTATTGAAAGTTCACAGAAATGTTGAAACCCTACCAGTGACTATGGTCCGATAATATCAAAAGGTTGCCTATTATTTTTTAATCTACCAAGCTAATCAATTAAAGACAAAAGTTTCCAGAAGATACCGACCCTAATGTTACGCTTGTTTACATCGAGCTGCACTGGGGTGAAATGAAGACACCGTGGAGGCAACATGAGGTATGGGTCAGAAAATGTACCTCAATGCAGGGATGTGTTATGCCACTGTACTCCAAATTATACCTTTATCCACACTGATACATCAACTGGAAGATTGAAATACGTATAGTTCTCTCAGAAAACTGCTCTTTTCATCCTCATCACATGCTAGCTTGCAGTAGCCATTCTGGAATGGCAATGTCAGCCAATCAACTCCGTATGCCATTCCATAATGGCTGCTGTTATCTTGCATGAAAACAAAAAGGGCAGTTTTCTGGGGGGAGAAAACAGTATTTCAATCTTCTCAATGGGGAAGTGTGTTTATAGGTACAATTTGGAGTACAGTGGCATATCCCATCCCTGCATTGAGCTAAGTTATCCGACCCATATTTCATGCTGGCTCCACAGTGTATTAATGTAGCCATGATTGCGTTCAGATCCCAATGCAGCTCAGTGTAAACAAGCATAACGGTAGGGTCGGTATCTTCTGCCAAAAACAAATGGTGTATGCGTGTGTATTGTTTTCTCGCCTGATGACAAAACTACGCTGATCAGTCTTGGTAGCAAGCGGCCCAGCTGTAAATCTCCACGTAAATTCAATTGACATAGCGAGCTTTTTTGTTTATTGAATGCTGTTTGTTTTaagtaacgttaactagctaacgttagcttttaCTACTAACGTTGGCTGATTTGTCGTTTTACACTGAACTGACAGACTTCACTGTCGGTCATCGCACTAGCTAGTTTAACATCAGTCGTTAACGAAAGGATAATCTCACGATTTGTTagtcagctaacgttagctagctagctcaattAGCTAGCACGACGATTTCAGTGATTGAAGAAGCAGTCAACATTGTCTTAGCAGGTTACGTTAGCAAGCTATTTTCATTAACGTTGCCTGCTGCAGTTACACAATGCCACTAACGTCAATTCAGCTGGtcaggtagctaacgttagctattaaAACTAGCTTGAttatgtagttagctagctatataaACATTAATGATACACAATAATCAGCAGAACCTTCATCCGCCATGTTGAAAAGGTCCCTTTAACCCCCGTGTTTGTGGTTGTCAGTTTTGTTAAAACGGTTTTAAAGAATCTGTTCAACCATTCAGCAGCTCGACCACACTTACCGGAGGCGGGCGGACCTTACAAATACCCGTTTTTTCCGCAATTGGACGAATCTTATTTATATAAGCAAAAGGATCGGCAAATTCCTCCCAGCTTGGTTCGAAGACTGGGCACTCCTGAGGCGGCTTGAACTCGTCCGGCCGAGGCTGGGTCATGGTCTTGATCCAATCTTAGAGCTCAGACaacacaggtagcctagtcacaACAGTGTGTCACCTAACTTATGGTCTGTCCGGAGGTATATCCTTCTAATTTCCAATGTCAGGGTCTCTCGAAGTCAATCGGGATCAACAATACAAGGCAGCTCagccaaacacacatacacacacagtgaaacGAATGTTCTAAGGCAGTGACTACGTCCGCCTAAAAAAGTAGATACCATATAATTTTTCTAAAACCTCTTATGTTTGCAAACTCATTCTCTGACCTTAGACATCAATCGTACTGCATGTTAAACATCGTAAATCAATATAAATTATAGGCTTTTATTACATGGATTGTGATTATTGTCGATTTCACCAATATATTTCTAAAATTATTCCTAAATATTTCGATTGTtaatcacatacatacatacatgaatATGTCAATATACAAATACCCGTTTGTTTTGACACACCATTGTCGTGTTGAATTTAGTGTAATTTACACCGAATTATGTTGGAAAAGATGGAGTATAAACTACGCATAAATTACTATTTTCTTTAGTAAGACTAATCCATTTTTTTAAAACTAAATTGTAATGAAACGTATATAGGCTATGTAGAGGCCTATTATTAAGTCACAAGATTGAATGCACCCGACTGATGTGCTCCGTGAAGTACTGTAGCACACAGTGCATTTGAAGCCTATGCTACATCCAAACCAGCATCTTCATTATAGTGTCAAATATTGTTCGTCTAACAAAACATCGTCTTATTGACAAGTTGAATATACGTAATTGTGCACCATTTTGATTGGTAAAATTTGATTTCAGAGAATTCATTCTTGAAAATGCTTTTCATTGTATCCTCACTGGCTACTGTTTATTATTGCGGAGGGATATTTTCAGGTGACACCTTCACCGCTGCCGGATCTTGTTCTTTAAATAGCCCCGATGGGAGTATTTTGATTGGATGTATCTGCTTTGCAGGGGGCGAGCATTGATGAGTTTTAATATGTAACACAGTTTGAGGCTAGTCGCAAATTACATCGACGCGCTCCACAATAATGATCCAGAGACCATAGCCCAGTAGCAACAGTAATCAGCTCACTGAATGCAACCAGCAATGGGTTACAACTGGTTATTACataattaaaaaatatgtatacaTCTATAGACTCATAATATACTGTTAGTAACCTAAATATAAATCCTCAAtacattattactgaaacagaacATGACAACAGAACGTGGGTAAGGTTCTTCAATCTACTCCTGGTTGAGTTTGGCCCTACCTGTAACATGCTAGGGccaaacaaaaaatatattttgcaatGTTGTACTCAAGACCGATTTTATTCAGAAGCTGAAAACTATTGCAATTGCAAAACATGGCACTTTGAAACATACCGATTAACAAGGTGTTAATAAACCACAAAAAAAGTGCATCTGGCTGTTTATACAACTTCAGATGTTTTtgttcagggcaggcagaaacAACAATATATTGTTACAAGAAAGAATACAAAGACAGAATATTACATTTTTAATAGACAGATTGGACATCATGGTTATTTGGTTCTTAATATTCCTCACCCGCTTCATCATCATCAGATTCTGTGCTTGTTCTGCCCAGCTCTTCATAATCCTTCTCCAGGCAAGCCATGTCTTCTCTGGCCTCAGAGAACTCTCCCTCCTCCATGCCCTCACCTACATACCAGTGCACAAAGGCACGTTTGGCATACATGAGGTCAAACTTGTGGTCCAAACGGGCCCAGGCTTCAGCAATGGCAGTGGTGTTGCTCAGCATGCACACAGCCCTCTGGACTTTAGCTAGATCACCTCCAGGTACGGCAGTCGGGGGCTGATAGTTGATCCCAACCTGGTGAGATAGAAATAAAATAAACGAATGACCCCTTATGCCGCGAAATAAATATGGTGTTCATCTCAAATCGCAATATAAACCATATACAGGAGGCAATCATGTTACTTACCTTGAAACCGGTGGGGCACCAATCCACAAACTGGATGGAACGTTTGGTCTTGATATTTTGAATGGCAGCGTTCACATCTTTGGGCACCACATCGCCACGGTACAGCATACAGCAGGCTATGTACATGCCATGGCGAGGGTCACACTTGACCATCTGATTGGCTGGCTCGAAGCAGGCAGTGGTGATCTCAGAGATGGTTAGCTGCTCATGGTAGGCCTTCTCAGCGGAGATAATGGGCGCGTAGGTGACCAGGGGGAAATGAATGCGGGGGAATGGGACTAAATTGGTCTGGAACTCTGTGAGGTCAACATTCAAGGCACCATCAAAGCGTAGGGAGGCAGTGATGGAGGAAACGATCTGACCGATCAATCTGTTGAGGTTGGTGTAGGATGGGCGCTCAACATCAAGGTTGCGGCGACAGATGTCGTAGATGGCCTCATTGTCCACCATGAAGGCACAGTCAGAGTGATCCAGGGTGGTGTGGGTGGTCAGAATGGAATTATATGGCTCTACCACAGCTGTGGACACTTGGGGAGCTGGGTAGATGGCAAACTCCAGCTTGGACTTCTTACCGTAGTCAACAGACAGGCGCTCCATCAGCAGAGAGGTGAAACCAGAGCCAGTGCCTCCTCCGAAGCTGTGGAAGATGAGGAATCCTTGTAGCCCTGTGCACTGGTCAGTCTAGGGAGAAAAACAATTGACCAACACCAGTGATGCACATATATATTGGCCTTAGCCTATATTATTACTACATTATGACTCAAATCCTTCCTTTGACTGTATGACCAAGATCTGGTCTTAATGTGATACTTACCATTTTACGGACACGCTCCAGAACCCCGTCAATGATCTCCTTACCCACGGTGTAGTGTCCACGGGCATAGTTATTGGCTGCATCCTCCTTTCCAGAGATGAGCTGCTCAGGATGGTAGAGCTGCCTGTACATTCCCGTCCTGACCTCATCTGCAGGGAAAACAATCACTCATCAACAAATATAGGACATCAACTGGAAATGTCACCTAAATTACCACAGTAGTATCAATTAATTGTTGATTTGCTCTTGGTTGGCAGTCCTGTGCATTGATATTATGTAGCCTATAAAGCTGTACTTACATCCACCCACAGTGTAATGTAGATTCACAATTTGAACAATCAGATTTTTTTGCATTTATTAATGTGCAGTAGTAACACTTCTAGAACTGCTACAGTAGTGTTAGTGTTTTGATTAATGCACACTACTTAACATACATACTGCAGTTCATTAGAAGTAACCTTGCATTTTATTCATTATTACTTGGCAAGGGCTACTTGTGTGTACTTTGGAGCAGCATATGCTGTGTGTGGGCTTTCTTTATTCATTCATTGTTTTGTTGTTGGCCCAGTTGTTATTGTTGTGAAAGTTTGGGATGTGTATCACTAATAAACCCCTCATTTATTCAACATTTAATTATTTTACCATCTCTTCTTCTTTGTATCAATATTCTACACCACCACTTACCAATTACATCTGGCTAGGTCCACAAATTACAGCCCTTTGTACAAGCTTTCCTGAGCCACGCTCATTGAAGAAAGTGTAAAAGGGGTCATCACCGCCACCACCAATGGTCTTGTCTCTTGGATACCATGCTCCATCCAGCACAGGTCCCCGCATGCATTCCCAATTAGCACTCCTGCCTGGCCCATGAGGATGGATATGCATTTACACTACACAtgtgcaatcacacacacaaacatgaatgATGGGTGGAGAGAAACAAAATGTTACAAATGAAATTGCTTACCGACCACTGTTGGCTCCAGGTCCACAAATATGGCCCTGGGAACATGGCGGCCAGAACTTCCTGTGTTAAAAAAGGTGTTGAAGGGGTCAGTCCGTGAATTAGGCCCCTGGTCCTCTTCATTGAACACCCCGTCTGGCCCCACACCGTGTTCCAAGCAGAAGAGTTCCCAGCATGCATTGCCAGTCTGAACTCCCGCCTGGCCCACGTGGATGGAGATACACTCTCTCTGTTGGCAAAAAACGACAGTATGACTACTTCCTGTTCCTCAAACCATCCGGCTGAAGTGGAAAATACATAAACAGCAAAGCCCATCTGATACACAGATACTGTAAATCGGACTATATTAACACACAATGAATTAAACTATGCTGACATCTAGGATTTACTAATAACATTTGTGTATGTTATCTTTTCTGCTTTGGCTGGTTGTTTACACCTCAGTAAGCACTTTCAACTGAAGAGGCCAAAATTAAAAGTTGATAGAAAAGCAAAACCGGATATAGAAAAAATCAAGAAATACATTACCACGTGGTTCAAGTATTTAAATATAATGCCAAAAGTAGAGAGCATTATGGTAGCTCCATATTTAAAGTAACTATGTCAACTCTAAATAATGATCCCCAAAGATCCTGAACTTAAATCTGGTCAAATAAAAATGATTTATTCCTTTGATagacagtttcccagacacagattgaCCTTAGTCCTGGACTTGAAATCTGGGTGCTTTTTTTTTGTCCAGAACTTTTTTGTCCAGAACTAGGCCTAATCTGACTCTGTGAAACTGTACCTTTAAAGAATATATTTTAGGCAGACTGCCAGACACATGTTTCAGCAGGTCCAGATTCTTAGTCTTGGCACTTGATCTCAGGGGGAGTGAATTCTAGGTTCTCACAAGGTGGTAATAAACTGACATTTGAAAAGGAAATGGCATCTGGAAAAATGTAAAACTAAAATGCTGTGTAATATGCATGATACAATAAGTCACAAAGACAAATATTACTCCTAAATCAGGAATACAAAGTAACTTATTGTATGATGACTTGAAAGGGGCTTGGCATGCttgttatatttttttaatggCTGATTCTTTAAAAAGCACAAGGTATCATAGGCCCATAGGCTATGTACTAGACTACATGTTTCGTTGATGTACACAACTGATATTGGAAGTTACTGTACCACAGTACATTACTTTCTTAGACTCCTGCCTAAATACAGGTATAGTAAGCTAATATTTTAACAGATGTATTTATCATTTGAAAGTTGAAAACCTCATGAAAGTTTGTCAAGCAAGTGACTCAATCTGCTGCGTCTGCCCCCTACCAGAGACGGAAGACAACtcgcttttttgttgttgttgtggatcAATGAACTAAGTAGACCAGACTCAGCTGCTATTGCATTGGTGTCTTTAGGACACCCAGTAAAGTAGACCGGAACTGACTCTTTTTTAAATGGTAAAAGGCCTGAGTGAACTATCTTCATTTGTCCACCATCTTTGCCCACACTATACCACTTTCCGCTTCCGCACACAGGCTCAACAGATTCATTGGATTCCACTCTTTCAGACACAGACAGTATACATTCCCACGCATACAGTATTACCACAGTTTCTAAATCCAGAAGCCCAACAGCGCAAGACTTCCGCATACGCATGCCGATCTACAgtttcagtgtttaattgctatattgtaattacttcgccaccatggcctatttatttccttaacttacctcagttgcactcactgtatatagactttttgttttcttttgttatactgtattattgactgtatgtttagtTTGTTCCATGTGTagctctctgttgttgtatgtgtcgaatttctacgctttatcttggccaggtcgcagttgcaaatgagaactagttctcaactagcctacctggttaaataaaggtgaaataaaataaaaaacaaagcaGACCAGGCcagggtttgagaagtcaatgagagagaGTTCAAAAAATATTCCCTATTTCTTAATTTTCAAAAAATCTAAAGGCACAAGCTAGATTCGAGAcaatgtcttaagtagttgaacatgttattggTCCAACATCGTGAAAGTCACACGTTTTCATTTTCCTAAAAATCAACTACATATCGAAGGAGTGCGGTCCGCACATGCGCAGTTCGGTGCGAGACGACCGTTTGACATGACATATTTCTGCGCAGGAGTTTAGCTTGCCGAAGTCGCCATGACATCGCCTTCAAGTGTGATTGGgaatttctattggagaagcagtttctgcctaTCTTCATACTATAGGCTACTCACTGTCTTTTGTATTACATTGTTGTAAGAACGTAGTAACAAAGTATCAACTTTCATACTAATGGATGCATTCAATGGATAGGGGTAGGGCCCTACGCACAGCCGAGGCTATATGCATAAGGCAATAACAACTTTGGTTCAAATGAAACATCTGAAATAGTTGAGTGGTCCACATTTTCAGACTGCATGAACAATACATTTGCCTTTGAGGGTGgcaaatattaataataacactGAAAATTGGGGGAAATGCACTAACCCCATTTAGAATTTCAATGCAAAAAGATAAAAATTAAATAGTTATGTATAGTGCGGGCATACCATTTCCTCCTGTCAAGATTCGGATGATTGAAGACGCGTAAAAAAGGGTATGAAAATTAATACAGTAAAAGGCGCAAAAAGTTTTGCTACAGCTCCGTCGACAATGGTCACAGCCAACACAGGAATGTGGACGGGGTCTGCGCTGCACTTTGAGCACACCGCCTTGCACACTACTAAAATACCTGAGCACTCCAGTCGAATTGTCATTGGATCCCAGTGGTGACGGTGTAGGTATGATGATGTTTCAAAAATGGATTTACATACAACCTAAAATATGTGATTTGGTTCATACTCCATCTACATGTAGATATTGTTGTGATTTTGGGAGGTAGCCAGGTTGGAACTGAACCAGGCTCTGGCCTTGGGTCAGTCTGCTCTCAACAAGGATCACAAGATGACACCCTTATTTGATAAACTGACTACAGTATTGATGTTTGAACAACATAAACAAatatttacatatacagtatatgtgatttGGTTCATACTCCATCTACATGTAGATATTGTTGTGAATTTGGGGGGTAGCCCGGTTGGAACTGAACCAGGCTCTCGCATTGGGGCAGTCTGTCATAAAGCTCTTATCAAGGATCACAAGACCACCCTCTCTTATGGGAAACACATCCCTGCCCCTCCAAACATCCATCCGCACCCCTGATAGTCCCACAGTGGTGTCATCCCACTTCTGACTATTCAGTTCAGGGATTAGCCCaacctggactcaaaccc is part of the Oncorhynchus masou masou isolate Uvic2021 chromosome 33, UVic_Omas_1.1, whole genome shotgun sequence genome and harbors:
- the LOC135528303 gene encoding tubulin alpha-8 chain-like isoform X1, whose protein sequence is MRECISIHVGQAGVQTGNACWELFCLEHGVGPDGVFNEEDQGPNSRTDPFNTFFNTGSSGRHVPRAIFVDLEPTVVDEVRTGMYRQLYHPEQLISGKEDAANNYARGHYTVGKEIIDGVLERVRKMTDQCTGLQGFLIFHSFGGGTGSGFTSLLMERLSVDYGKKSKLEFAIYPAPQVSTAVVEPYNSILTTHTTLDHSDCAFMVDNEAIYDICRRNLDVERPSYTNLNRLIGQIVSSITASLRFDGALNVDLTEFQTNLVPFPRIHFPLVTYAPIISAEKAYHEQLTISEITTACFEPANQMVKCDPRHGMYIACCMLYRGDVVPKDVNAAIQNIKTKRSIQFVDWCPTGFKVGINYQPPTAVPGGDLAKVQRAVCMLSNTTAIAEAWARLDHKFDLMYAKRAFVHWYVGEGMEEGEFSEAREDMACLEKDYEELGRTSTESDDDEAGEEY
- the LOC135528303 gene encoding tubulin alpha-8 chain-like isoform X2, yielding MYRQLYHPEQLISGKEDAANNYARGHYTVGKEIIDGVLERVRKMTDQCTGLQGFLIFHSFGGGTGSGFTSLLMERLSVDYGKKSKLEFAIYPAPQVSTAVVEPYNSILTTHTTLDHSDCAFMVDNEAIYDICRRNLDVERPSYTNLNRLIGQIVSSITASLRFDGALNVDLTEFQTNLVPFPRIHFPLVTYAPIISAEKAYHEQLTISEITTACFEPANQMVKCDPRHGMYIACCMLYRGDVVPKDVNAAIQNIKTKRSIQFVDWCPTGFKVGINYQPPTAVPGGDLAKVQRAVCMLSNTTAIAEAWARLDHKFDLMYAKRAFVHWYVGEGMEEGEFSEAREDMACLEKDYEELGRTSTESDDDEAGEEY